The Gemmatimonas aurantiaca T-27 DNA segment CCATGCGCGATCTCACGCTCGCCGTGGCGGAGAGCTGCACGGGGGGCATGCTGGGGGAACGTCTGACCGCGATTCCCGGATCGAGTCGTACGGTGCAGGGCGGTGTCATTGCCTACGCCAACGAGGTCAAGACGCGCGAACTCGGTGTGCCGGCCGAAATGATTGCGGCACATGGCGCTGTGAGTGAACCGGTGGCCCGGGCGATGGCCGAGGGGGTGCGCCAGCGGTTCGGCACGGGCATCGGCATCGGGATCACCGGTATCGCGGGGCCTGACGGTGGCACCCCGGAGAAGCCCGTGGGTACGGTGTGGGTGGCCGTCGATGTCGAAGGGGATGTCCGTGCGGTGCGGGCGCTTCTGCCGGGAAACCGCTTCGAAATCCGGTATCGCGCGGCCCAATTGGCCCTCGACCGGCTTCGCCGCGCCTTTGCGCGTGAGGCCGGTGACGACGCAGTCGGATGGACGTCCCGCGGCTGACGCGGGGTGCTATCCTTCGTGCGGACGCACGGTGCCTGACTCTCTGAGTAAACTTTGAGCGGTCCCGACCGTAGGGACCCCTATGCCAAGACTTTCCTGCCATGACTGATCCCAACGCGACCGGGGCAGATACGCCCCTCGACTCCATCCTCGACGCGGTGAACGCCGATGCTTCGGCCGATTCAGCCGCGACAGGCACGTCCACGGACACGGCCGACGATCGCCAGCGCGAACTCGATGAATCGCGCGACAAGTACCTGCGCCTGGCGGCGGAATTCGAGAATTTCCGCCGACGCGCCGTGAAGGAGCGTCAGGAAGCAGGCTGGCGTTCTCAGGGCGATCTGGTGCGTGGTATTCTCGACGCTCTCGACGACCTGAATCGTTTTGCCAACGTCGACCCGGCCACCGTGGATTCCAAGGCGGTCGTGGAAGGCGTATCCCTGGTCGAAAAGAAGATCCTCAAGTCGCTGGCTGGCCATGGTTTCGAAGTGATCGATCCCACGGGGCACCCGTTCAATCCGACGCTGCACGAAGCCGTCACCACGACGCCGGCGGCATCAGCGGAAGAAGACGATCTGGTCGCTGCGTGTTTTCAGGCCGGCTATGTCATCAACGGTCTCGTGCTCCGTCCGGCGCGCGTGGTCGTCAAGCAGTGGGCCGGCGCCTGACGGCGCTGTTGCTCCTCACGTGAAGTGATACCAACCATTCGCGTCGTCACGTGCTCCGTGACGACTCCCGTCATACATGGCCAACGGCACTGACTACTACGCGGTTCTCGGGGTCCCATCGAGTGCGCCAGCCGATGAGATCAAGAAGCAGTACCGGCGACTCGCGAAGCAGTACCATCCAGACGCGAACCAGAACGATCCCAAGGCGGCCGATCGCTTCAAGGAAATCTCCGAGGCGTACAACGTCGTGGGAGATGCCGAGAAGCGAAAGCAGTACGATGACATGCGTCGTCTCGGCGCGTTTGGTGGCGTCGGCGGTTTCAATTCCGGCTCGGCGCGTCCGTCGTCCCGTCCGTCAGGGTTTGGTGGCACGGGGCCTGGCCAGGGTGGTCCGGGCACATTCAACGACTTCGATGTTGGTGGTCTGGGCGGACTCGGTGATCTGTTCTCGTCGATGTTTGGCGCCGGCGCCCGCGCCCGGAACAAGGGCCCCGAGCGCGGTCAGACCGTCGAGCAGACGGTGGAGATCCCGTTCCGCGTGGCGGCCACTGGCGGCAAGGTGCCAGTGGATATCGAGGTCAACGAAGAGTGCGCGGTGTGTCACGGCAACGGTGCGGCGCCTGGTGCGCAGCTCAAGCCGTGTACGGAGTGCAGTGGCCGCGGCGTCATCTCGTTCGGGCAGGGCAGCTTCGCGGTGAACCGGCCCTGTCCCGTGTGCGTGGGCCGTGGCAGCATCCCGAGCGAACGTTGTCCGACCTGCCGGGGTACGGGAGAAGCACGTGTGCGTCGCAAGGTGCTCATCAGCGTCCCGTCCGGTGCGGAATCGGGGCACAAGGTTCGTCTGCGTGGCCAAGGTGGCAAAGGCGCTGCCGGGGGCCAGGCCGGCGACCTGGTGATCACGTTCGACGTCCAGTCGGATCGCTTCTACAAGCGCGACGGGCTCGATCTCATTGCCACGGTCCCCATCAATGTGGCGCAGGCCACGTTGGGGTCCCGTGTGAGTGTGCGTACGCTCGATGGCAAGAAGGTGGCCATCCGCATTCCAGCCGGCACCTCGGCCGGAAAGCGGTTCAAGGTATCGGGGCAGGGGATCGAAAAGGACGGATCGAAGGGTGATCTGTTGGTCGAGGTCACGATCACTGTTCCCGGTGCGCTGAACGAAGCGCAGGAGAAGGCGATGCGCGATTTTGCCGAGGCGAGTGGCCTCAAGTACTGAGCCCGTGCGTGGTTCGCGCGGGCTTCATGGAGGAAGGCCGATGCGGAGAGCGGGAATCGCGTTGTTGTGTGCAGCACTGTGCGCGCCGAGTATAGTGCGCGCACAAGCGGACACGCGTCCCAGTGATGCACGCACCCCCGAGCGTTCTGCCCCTGAGTGGCAGTTCGAGCAGTGCATGGGGGGCATCACCTA contains these protein-coding regions:
- a CDS encoding nucleotide exchange factor GrpE, which produces MTDPNATGADTPLDSILDAVNADASADSAATGTSTDTADDRQRELDESRDKYLRLAAEFENFRRRAVKERQEAGWRSQGDLVRGILDALDDLNRFANVDPATVDSKAVVEGVSLVEKKILKSLAGHGFEVIDPTGHPFNPTLHEAVTTTPAASAEEDDLVAACFQAGYVINGLVLRPARVVVKQWAGA
- a CDS encoding DnaJ C-terminal domain-containing protein yields the protein MANGTDYYAVLGVPSSAPADEIKKQYRRLAKQYHPDANQNDPKAADRFKEISEAYNVVGDAEKRKQYDDMRRLGAFGGVGGFNSGSARPSSRPSGFGGTGPGQGGPGTFNDFDVGGLGGLGDLFSSMFGAGARARNKGPERGQTVEQTVEIPFRVAATGGKVPVDIEVNEECAVCHGNGAAPGAQLKPCTECSGRGVISFGQGSFAVNRPCPVCVGRGSIPSERCPTCRGTGEARVRRKVLISVPSGAESGHKVRLRGQGGKGAAGGQAGDLVITFDVQSDRFYKRDGLDLIATVPINVAQATLGSRVSVRTLDGKKVAIRIPAGTSAGKRFKVSGQGIEKDGSKGDLLVEVTITVPGALNEAQEKAMRDFAEASGLKY